From Anaerohalosphaera lusitana, one genomic window encodes:
- the groL gene encoding chaperonin GroEL (60 kDa chaperone family; promotes refolding of misfolded polypeptides especially under stressful conditions; forms two stacked rings of heptamers to form a barrel-shaped 14mer; ends can be capped by GroES; misfolded proteins enter the barrel where they are refolded when GroES binds) has product MAEKDLSFEVEARTALLAGVEKLAAAVKSTLGPRGRNAIIDKGWGGPTVTKDGVTVAEEIELLDKVENMGAKLVKEAASKTSKQAGDGTTTSTVLTEAMFKEAFKNLAAGADAMSLNRGFQQAVKTVTEELKKLAKPIDISKKDDIVNIAAISANNDFAIGKKMAEAFMRVGKDGVITVEEGKSLETNVEYVEGMQFDRGFLSPHFVTDQERMTCEFSNAYVLVHEEKISNIKKLVPILEEVAKAKKPLLIIAEDVEGEALATLVVNKLRGVVDVAAVKAPGYGDRRKAMLEDIAALTGAQPFFKDLGMDLESVQLNQLGRAKKITIDNDNTVIVEGAGSSDAIQGRIAQIKTEIENTTSDYDREKLQERLAKLTGGVAQINVGAGSEAEMKEKKARIEDALHATRAAIEEGIVPGGGVALVRCIKAVEKLKLEGDEQTGAQIVARALRMPCYFIATNAGQVGNIVVSKVAEGKGGFGYNADKDKFEDLIEAGVIDPVKVTRVALQDAASVAGLLLTTDCVITEKPGEDDEGGMPGGGMPGGMGGMGGGMPGMGGGMPGMGGMPGMM; this is encoded by the coding sequence ATGGCAGAAAAAGACTTGTCTTTTGAAGTGGAAGCGCGCACCGCGTTGTTAGCTGGTGTCGAGAAGCTCGCCGCAGCCGTCAAGTCAACTCTCGGACCGAGAGGACGCAACGCTATCATCGACAAAGGTTGGGGCGGCCCGACCGTGACAAAAGATGGCGTGACGGTAGCTGAAGAGATCGAACTGCTCGACAAAGTTGAGAACATGGGCGCGAAACTGGTAAAAGAAGCCGCCAGCAAGACTTCCAAGCAGGCTGGTGACGGCACGACGACTTCGACCGTTCTCACCGAGGCTATGTTCAAGGAAGCCTTCAAGAACCTCGCAGCGGGTGCAGACGCAATGTCGCTGAACCGCGGGTTCCAGCAGGCGGTCAAGACGGTAACCGAAGAGCTGAAGAAGCTGGCAAAGCCCATCGACATCTCGAAAAAGGACGACATCGTTAATATCGCCGCTATTTCGGCCAATAACGATTTCGCGATCGGCAAGAAGATGGCTGAGGCATTCATGCGGGTCGGAAAAGACGGCGTTATCACCGTCGAAGAGGGTAAGAGCCTCGAAACCAACGTCGAATATGTAGAAGGTATGCAGTTCGACCGCGGGTTCCTCTCGCCTCATTTCGTGACGGATCAGGAAAGAATGACATGCGAATTTTCCAACGCATACGTCCTGGTGCATGAGGAAAAGATCAGCAACATCAAGAAGCTGGTTCCGATCCTGGAAGAGGTCGCAAAGGCCAAAAAGCCGTTGCTGATCATCGCTGAAGACGTCGAAGGCGAAGCACTGGCGACGCTGGTAGTCAACAAGCTCCGCGGCGTGGTAGACGTTGCAGCAGTCAAGGCACCGGGTTACGGTGACCGCCGTAAGGCGATGCTCGAAGATATTGCGGCGTTGACCGGCGCTCAGCCGTTCTTCAAGGACCTGGGAATGGATCTGGAAAGCGTACAGCTCAACCAGCTCGGCCGTGCGAAGAAGATCACCATCGACAACGACAACACCGTGATCGTCGAAGGTGCGGGCTCGTCGGATGCTATTCAGGGCAGAATCGCTCAGATCAAGACCGAGATCGAGAACACAACCAGCGATTACGATCGCGAAAAGCTGCAGGAACGCCTGGCGAAGCTGACAGGCGGTGTGGCACAGATCAATGTCGGTGCAGGCAGCGAAGCCGAGATGAAAGAAAAGAAGGCTCGCATCGAAGATGCACTGCACGCCACACGGGCGGCCATCGAAGAAGGTATCGTTCCCGGCGGCGGCGTTGCACTGGTACGCTGTATCAAGGCTGTCGAAAAGCTCAAGCTCGAAGGCGACGAGCAGACAGGTGCACAGATCGTGGCTCGTGCGTTGAGAATGCCCTGCTACTTCATCGCAACAAACGCAGGTCAGGTCGGCAACATCGTGGTAAGCAAGGTCGCCGAAGGTAAGGGCGGTTTCGGTTACAACGCCGACAAGGACAAGTTCGAGGACCTGATCGAGGCAGGCGTTATCGATCCTGTCAAGGTTACTCGTGTTGCTTTGCAGGACGCTGCCTCAGTCGCAGGCCTGCTGCTGACCACCGACTGCGTTATCACCGAAAAGCCCGGTGAAGATGACGAAGGCGGCATGCCCGGCGGCGGAATGCCAGGAGGCATGGGCGGAATGGGTGGAGGAATGCCCGGTATGGGCGGCGGAATGCCAGGAATGGGCGGAATGCCCGGCATGATGTAG
- the tsaB gene encoding tRNA (adenosine(37)-N6)-threonylcarbamoyltransferase complex dimerization subunit type 1 TsaB, whose product MTQKHEPGITLAVDTSGRAGSVAVGVGKDLWASRPFSGALRHNAELFPTIQDLLREFNENPARIAYIGITSGPGSFTGIRIAVTLAKMIAMANNAAIVTTRSSDALIRNLQNEGGYEYAATIIDAKRGMFFTAVFQNIEGKWVKIVDDRLIQPQEFVELAEGYSGKICLLGEGLEYYSDRFAGEKIEIAPKDLWSVRADNVYRIAQDLIEASDFVEPEKLKPFYLRRADAVKKSRAK is encoded by the coding sequence ATGACCCAAAAGCATGAGCCCGGAATTACGCTGGCTGTTGATACATCAGGAAGGGCCGGATCAGTTGCAGTGGGTGTCGGAAAGGATCTATGGGCCTCTCGTCCTTTCTCCGGTGCCCTCAGGCACAATGCTGAACTGTTCCCTACTATACAGGACCTTCTACGTGAGTTCAACGAAAATCCTGCCCGCATCGCATATATAGGTATCACATCCGGGCCGGGGAGCTTCACGGGGATACGGATAGCTGTGACGCTAGCGAAGATGATCGCGATGGCGAATAATGCCGCGATAGTGACTACAAGGTCCTCTGATGCGCTGATACGAAATCTGCAAAATGAGGGCGGATATGAGTATGCGGCGACGATAATCGATGCAAAACGGGGGATGTTCTTTACGGCGGTATTCCAGAACATCGAGGGCAAGTGGGTAAAGATCGTGGATGATCGGCTTATCCAGCCGCAGGAGTTTGTGGAGCTGGCGGAGGGTTATTCGGGCAAAATATGCCTGCTTGGTGAGGGGCTGGAGTACTACAGCGACCGGTTTGCGGGCGAAAAAATTGAAATAGCTCCAAAAGATCTGTGGTCCGTGAGGGCGGATAATGTCTATCGGATCGCACAGGATCTTATCGAAGCCTCAGATTTCGTTGAACCGGAAAAGCTCAAGCCGTTCTACCTCAGGCGCGCTGACGCCGTCAAAAAATCCAGGGCGAAATAG
- the groL gene encoding chaperonin GroEL (60 kDa chaperone family; promotes refolding of misfolded polypeptides especially under stressful conditions; forms two stacked rings of heptamers to form a barrel-shaped 14mer; ends can be capped by GroES; misfolded proteins enter the barrel where they are refolded when GroES binds), translating into MAKQMMFEEVARAQLKEGLGKLASAVKVTMGPTGRNVLLHKSFGSPKVTKDGVSVSKEIELPETFQNMGAKMVNEVANKTSDVVGDGTTTATVLAEAIYNEGLKYVASGVNPVAIQRGVGKGVKIATDYIQSISKPVKGHADIAKVAAISANNNPEVGEILADAMDKVGKEGVIEVEEGKGLETQLEVVEGMQFDKGYLSPYFMTNADSLEAVLEDAYVLLHESKITNVREIVPLLEQVAQMGKPLLIVSEDVEGEALAALVINRLQGVLKVCAVKAPGFGDRRKAMMQDLAILTGGEVITEDLGIKLESVELSQLGRAKKIVVGKEDTTVIEGAGKKKDIKARCDQIRSQIEKTTSSYDKEKLQERLAKLTGGVAVVRAGAPTEAEMKERKDLLDDALCATKAAAEEGVVPGGGVTYLLAIEELEKGRSKVRGDEKIGFDILINALKAPTKQIVDNGGGEGDVVVAQLLEKKGSIGYNAATGEFVDMFKAGIVDPAKVSRVALQNAASVSALMLTTNVVISDLKDDDEENITSGAII; encoded by the coding sequence ATGGCAAAGCAAATGATGTTCGAAGAAGTAGCCAGAGCCCAACTCAAGGAAGGCCTTGGCAAACTCGCTTCGGCAGTTAAAGTTACAATGGGACCGACCGGCAGGAACGTCCTGCTGCACAAGAGCTTTGGTTCGCCAAAAGTGACCAAAGACGGAGTGTCGGTCAGTAAAGAGATCGAGCTGCCCGAGACTTTCCAGAACATGGGCGCGAAGATGGTTAACGAAGTCGCCAACAAGACGAGTGATGTCGTCGGCGATGGTACGACCACTGCGACGGTTCTGGCTGAGGCGATCTATAACGAAGGCCTGAAGTATGTCGCATCGGGTGTAAACCCGGTCGCTATTCAGCGGGGCGTGGGCAAGGGCGTGAAGATCGCGACTGATTACATTCAGTCTATCTCTAAGCCCGTTAAGGGTCACGCAGATATCGCCAAGGTTGCTGCGATCAGTGCGAATAACAATCCTGAGGTCGGCGAGATCCTGGCGGACGCTATGGACAAGGTCGGCAAGGAAGGCGTTATCGAGGTCGAAGAAGGCAAGGGCCTGGAAACACAGCTTGAAGTAGTAGAGGGCATGCAGTTCGATAAGGGCTATCTTTCGCCTTATTTCATGACTAATGCTGACTCTCTTGAAGCAGTTCTGGAAGACGCATACGTCCTTCTGCACGAAAGCAAGATCACCAACGTTCGCGAGATCGTCCCGCTTCTGGAGCAGGTCGCTCAGATGGGCAAGCCCCTGCTGATCGTCTCCGAAGACGTCGAAGGCGAAGCACTGGCGGCACTGGTCATCAACCGTCTGCAGGGCGTACTGAAGGTTTGTGCGGTCAAGGCTCCGGGTTTTGGCGACCGCAGGAAAGCTATGATGCAGGATCTGGCGATTCTCACCGGCGGTGAGGTCATCACAGAAGATCTGGGTATCAAGCTCGAAAGCGTAGAACTTTCGCAGCTCGGCAGAGCCAAAAAGATCGTTGTCGGCAAGGAAGACACAACCGTTATAGAAGGTGCCGGCAAGAAGAAGGACATCAAGGCTCGCTGTGATCAGATCCGATCGCAGATCGAGAAGACGACCAGCAGTTATGACAAGGAAAAGCTGCAGGAACGTCTTGCGAAGCTCACTGGCGGCGTAGCAGTAGTTCGTGCCGGTGCTCCGACCGAAGCGGAAATGAAGGAACGCAAGGACCTGCTCGACGACGCACTGTGTGCCACCAAAGCAGCAGCGGAGGAAGGCGTTGTCCCGGGCGGCGGCGTTACGTATCTGCTGGCGATCGAAGAGCTCGAAAAGGGCCGAAGCAAGGTTCGCGGCGACGAGAAGATCGGTTTTGACATTCTGATCAACGCTCTGAAGGCGCCGACCAAGCAGATCGTTGACAACGGCGGCGGCGAAGGTGACGTGGTTGTCGCGCAGTTGCTGGAAAAGAAAGGCTCAATCGGTTACAATGCTGCGACCGGCGAGTTCGTGGACATGTTCAAGGCGGGCATCGTCGATCCTGCCAAGGTGTCTCGCGTAGCTCTGCAGAACGCGGCATCCGTATCCGCACTGATGCTGACCACGAACGTGGTAATTTCCGATCTGAAAGATGACGACGAAGAGAACATTACTTCGGGCGCCATCATATAG
- the grpE gene encoding nucleotide exchange factor GrpE, with amino-acid sequence MKDEKQNKDKEKSPKSSREDKKAAKKVEQLEEQIEKLEHEKSQLFEQLQRVSADYANFQKRAPKQIADSVAYEKKAIIKSLLPSLDNFGHALAGLEDADENVKNVLQGVKLVFDHMLDALRAHGVEQIDALGEQFNPSQHEALMQRFEEDKPDNVVVEEYQKGYALNGQVIRPSKVIVNKRPEETEDTEEVEKDLPAEDPQSGQPEEE; translated from the coding sequence ATGAAAGACGAAAAGCAGAACAAAGACAAAGAAAAGAGCCCAAAAAGCTCTCGTGAAGATAAGAAGGCCGCCAAAAAGGTCGAACAGCTTGAAGAGCAGATCGAAAAGCTCGAGCATGAAAAAAGCCAGCTCTTCGAACAGCTCCAGCGGGTGAGTGCGGACTATGCGAACTTCCAGAAACGGGCCCCAAAGCAGATCGCTGACAGCGTTGCGTACGAAAAGAAGGCGATCATCAAGAGTCTGCTGCCTTCGCTGGATAATTTCGGGCACGCTTTGGCAGGGTTGGAAGACGCTGACGAAAACGTCAAGAACGTTCTTCAGGGCGTAAAGCTGGTGTTCGATCATATGCTGGACGCTCTTCGCGCACACGGTGTCGAACAGATCGATGCGCTCGGCGAGCAGTTTAATCCGTCACAGCATGAAGCACTGATGCAGCGGTTCGAGGAGGACAAGCCGGACAACGTGGTTGTCGAAGAGTATCAGAAAGGGTATGCTCTCAACGGCCAGGTAATCCGCCCCAGCAAGGTCATCGTGAATAAGCGGCCGGAAGAAACTGAGGATACTGAAGAGGTTGAAAAAGACCTGCCCGCTGAGGATCCGCAGAGCGGTCAGCCCGAAGAAGAGTGA
- the dnaJ gene encoding molecular chaperone DnaJ: MAKRDYYDVLGVKKDASADDIKRAYRRLAMKYHPDKNPDDKQAEEKFKECAEAYEVLSNPEKRQRYDQFGHEGLRGTGMHDYSHMNVQDIGDMFGDIFGDFFGGGRRRRTARPNAPTRGYDLETTVELTLSEIAEGAEKSIEFTRQDLCPECQGKGTAKGKKPATCNMCGGGGQVQKAGLGGFFQMVSTCPQCQGKGTVITDPCRKCHGKGQVPKKRVVTVKIPSGVHEGQGIRVTGEGEPGKNGGPRGDLYCYVRVKAHPFLMRDGNDLVATVPISFTQAALGARIDVPSLNGTKHLKVPPGTQHGNVFRIKGEGLPDLRTNRKGDELVKVAVEIPRNLTNEQEKLLREFAESENNDVLPESRGFFDKLKKYFGND; this comes from the coding sequence ATGGCTAAAAGGGACTACTACGACGTTTTGGGGGTCAAAAAGGATGCTTCGGCGGACGATATCAAGCGTGCTTACCGCCGACTGGCGATGAAGTATCATCCTGACAAGAACCCCGACGACAAGCAAGCCGAAGAAAAGTTCAAGGAATGCGCCGAAGCCTACGAAGTGCTGAGCAACCCGGAGAAACGCCAGCGATATGATCAGTTCGGTCATGAAGGGCTGCGCGGCACCGGCATGCACGATTATTCGCACATGAATGTGCAGGATATCGGTGATATGTTCGGTGACATATTCGGTGACTTTTTCGGCGGCGGCCGCAGACGTCGCACAGCAAGGCCTAATGCGCCGACGCGTGGTTATGACCTCGAGACGACCGTTGAGCTGACGCTTTCCGAAATAGCCGAAGGAGCCGAAAAAAGCATCGAGTTCACCCGTCAGGACCTCTGTCCCGAATGCCAGGGCAAAGGAACTGCCAAAGGTAAAAAACCTGCCACTTGTAATATGTGTGGCGGTGGCGGCCAGGTGCAGAAAGCCGGTCTGGGCGGATTCTTCCAGATGGTCTCAACCTGCCCGCAATGTCAGGGCAAAGGGACCGTCATCACCGATCCCTGCCGAAAATGTCACGGCAAGGGGCAGGTACCCAAAAAACGCGTTGTTACGGTCAAGATCCCGTCGGGCGTACACGAAGGGCAGGGGATAAGAGTAACCGGCGAAGGCGAGCCGGGCAAGAACGGCGGTCCGCGAGGCGATCTGTATTGCTATGTGCGTGTCAAAGCGCATCCTTTCCTCATGCGGGACGGCAATGACCTGGTAGCGACGGTACCGATCTCGTTCACACAGGCTGCGCTGGGAGCCAGGATCGACGTACCGAGTCTTAACGGCACAAAACATCTGAAGGTGCCCCCGGGGACACAGCACGGCAACGTGTTCCGGATCAAAGGTGAAGGTCTGCCGGACCTGAGAACGAACCGAAAAGGCGACGAACTCGTAAAAGTTGCCGTCGAAATACCAAGAAATCTTACGAACGAGCAGGAAAAGCTGCTCAGGGAATTTGCGGAATCAGAAAACAACGATGTCCTGCCGGAAAGCAGGGGATTTTTCGATAAATTAAAAAAATACTTCGGTAACGACTGA
- a CDS encoding bifunctional folylpolyglutamate synthase/dihydrofolate synthase, giving the protein MTKSTKKTKSTKTKKASRGTTSKVRRKKVFKSYTKAIKYLFERTDYEKQRRLRYNVSTFDLTRMEKLLAGVDNPHLKTDVVHIAGTKGKGSTATMLAKMLEANEYKVGLYTSPHVTTLHERIVVNSKMIADKEIIGLLNRLHATIEKLADEDDAPTFFEIMTTMAFMYFADKEADIAIVETGLGGRLDSTNVVQPLLVGITNISIDHQNLLGNSLPEIAAEKAGIIKEGVPVVTVPQHADAMRVIKKRALECGSPLLVTGTDVDFSSRFESSREHGPHTRICLTTPNSRFEHLRVPLPGQHQAVNCGLALAMLDALKSKIEIDDSKAVKGLAEVSMAGRMEIICDDPRIIVDTAHNAASIRALIHAIGQHVPYDSMIIIFACNQDKDVRGMLNQLQFGADKVIFTRSNSPKAVFPQDLADMYTEICGKMCQTAMTLREAVRIAKSAVSREDLICITGSFYLVGQAKDQLQIRTLAS; this is encoded by the coding sequence ATGACTAAATCAACAAAGAAAACAAAGAGTACCAAAACAAAAAAGGCTTCTCGAGGCACGACTTCCAAGGTCAGGCGAAAGAAAGTGTTCAAGTCATATACCAAAGCAATTAAATACCTTTTCGAGCGCACCGACTACGAAAAGCAGCGTCGGCTGAGATATAATGTATCCACATTTGATCTCACCAGAATGGAAAAGCTGCTCGCCGGAGTCGACAACCCGCATCTGAAGACCGATGTGGTTCATATCGCCGGCACTAAGGGCAAGGGGTCGACTGCTACGATGCTGGCTAAGATGCTCGAAGCCAACGAGTACAAGGTCGGGCTTTACACCTCGCCGCATGTGACGACACTGCACGAGAGGATCGTGGTAAACTCCAAAATGATCGCCGACAAGGAGATCATTGGGCTGCTCAATCGCCTGCATGCGACCATTGAGAAACTGGCCGACGAGGACGATGCGCCAACTTTTTTCGAGATAATGACCACGATGGCCTTCATGTATTTCGCCGACAAAGAGGCGGACATCGCCATTGTGGAAACGGGTCTTGGAGGCAGGCTCGACAGCACGAACGTGGTGCAGCCCCTGCTTGTGGGTATCACGAATATCAGCATAGACCACCAGAATCTGCTGGGCAACAGTCTGCCGGAGATCGCCGCAGAAAAGGCCGGCATCATAAAAGAAGGCGTACCGGTTGTAACCGTTCCTCAGCATGCCGACGCTATGAGAGTTATTAAAAAGCGTGCGCTGGAATGCGGATCGCCGCTTCTGGTTACCGGGACCGATGTAGATTTCTCGAGCCGGTTCGAATCATCCAGGGAACACGGGCCGCATACAAGGATATGTCTAACTACGCCTAACAGCCGTTTTGAGCACTTGCGAGTGCCGCTGCCCGGACAGCACCAGGCAGTTAATTGCGGACTTGCTCTGGCTATGCTGGACGCTCTGAAAAGCAAGATAGAGATCGATGACAGCAAAGCCGTCAAGGGTCTTGCTGAGGTATCGATGGCGGGCAGGATGGAAATTATATGCGATGATCCGAGGATCATCGTTGATACAGCACATAACGCCGCGAGCATACGGGCGTTGATACACGCTATTGGGCAGCATGTTCCTTACGATTCGATGATCATAATCTTCGCCTGCAACCAGGACAAGGACGTTAGGGGAATGCTTAATCAACTGCAGTTTGGAGCTGATAAGGTGATCTTCACACGGAGCAACTCGCCCAAGGCTGTGTTCCCGCAGGACCTTGCGGATATGTACACGGAAATATGCGGAAAGATGTGTCAGACCGCTATGACTCTTCGTGAGGCCGTTAGAATTGCGAAAAGCGCGGTCAGCCGTGAGGACCTTATTTGCATCACCGGCAGCTTTTATCTTGTTGGTCAGGCAAAGGACCAGTTGCAGATCAGGACGCTTGCCAGTTAA
- the tkt gene encoding transketolase has protein sequence MGLTENVKGLSEIDELCVQTIRFLSMEAVQEANSGHPGMPMGMAGAAYHLWMNHMRFNPKNPNWMNRDRFVLSAGHGSMLLYSLLYLTGFDLSLVDLKNFRQWGSRTPGHPEFGHTAGVEATTGPLGQGLTNAVGMAIAEKYLADRYNKEDFPVFDYNIYSIAGDGCLQEGITSEASSLAGHLGLDNLIVIYDDNHITIDGDTSLSFTEDVAKRYEAYGWYVQEVDGDGNNIQGLQKALENAKAQSDGPSLIKFRSLIGHGSPKHQGKESAHGAPLGEDEIKVIKEKFGWEPGEAFVVPQQVLDHMQKKATDDGQALEKEYNEMFARYAQKYPELAKEIEDALAGRLPVNVEDLLPDFEAGSSLATRKASGAILNAMMPSLPLVLGGSADLTPSNNTLFKGAEDFQKDNPGGRYIRYGVREHAMGAVMNGISLSGLLKPYGGTFLVFSDYMRPAIRVAALSNYPTIFLFTHDSIGLGEDGPTHQPVEHIASLRAIPNLKVFRPADANETAYAWKYMLEHNDGPMTIALTRQGLPVLDQDKYGSAKQAEKGAYVLVEQDNPDVLLLATGSEVQLALGAAATLANEGIKAQVVSMPCWELFEQQDQAYKEKVLPPSVTARVGVEAGVDNGWWKYLGTGCEFVGMSTFGASAPAKECFANFGITGQAVTEAAKKVLNK, from the coding sequence ATGGGCTTAACAGAAAACGTAAAAGGCTTATCGGAAATTGATGAACTTTGCGTGCAGACTATCAGATTTTTGTCGATGGAGGCCGTGCAGGAGGCAAACAGCGGTCACCCCGGAATGCCGATGGGAATGGCAGGAGCCGCTTATCATCTTTGGATGAATCATATGAGATTCAATCCTAAAAATCCTAATTGGATGAACAGGGACCGTTTTGTGCTTTCCGCCGGTCACGGCAGCATGCTGCTGTATTCGTTGCTGTATCTTACCGGTTTCGATCTTTCACTTGTCGATCTGAAAAACTTCCGTCAATGGGGCAGCAGGACTCCCGGCCACCCGGAATTCGGCCACACTGCCGGCGTTGAAGCGACCACCGGACCGCTCGGACAGGGGCTTACCAATGCAGTAGGTATGGCGATCGCGGAAAAATATCTTGCCGATCGTTACAACAAGGAAGATTTCCCCGTTTTCGACTATAATATCTATTCCATCGCAGGTGACGGCTGTCTCCAGGAGGGCATAACTTCCGAAGCCTCCAGCCTGGCAGGGCACCTCGGCCTCGACAATCTCATCGTTATTTACGACGACAACCATATAACCATCGACGGCGATACATCGCTTTCCTTCACCGAAGACGTGGCAAAAAGATATGAGGCCTACGGCTGGTACGTCCAGGAAGTGGACGGCGACGGCAATAACATCCAGGGTTTGCAAAAGGCCCTGGAAAACGCCAAGGCCCAAAGCGACGGACCAAGCCTCATCAAGTTCCGTTCGCTGATCGGTCACGGCAGCCCAAAGCATCAAGGCAAGGAATCCGCACACGGCGCTCCCCTCGGCGAGGACGAGATCAAGGTCATCAAGGAAAAATTCGGCTGGGAACCCGGCGAGGCCTTCGTCGTTCCGCAGCAAGTACTGGACCACATGCAAAAGAAGGCCACGGATGACGGCCAGGCACTCGAAAAAGAATACAACGAAATGTTCGCCCGATATGCTCAAAAGTATCCGGAACTGGCGAAAGAAATAGAAGATGCCCTGGCCGGCAGACTGCCTGTAAACGTCGAGGACCTGCTGCCGGACTTCGAAGCAGGCTCGAGCCTTGCAACACGTAAGGCCTCCGGCGCGATCCTGAACGCTATGATGCCTTCTCTTCCCCTGGTACTCGGTGGTTCAGCCGACCTGACGCCCTCGAACAACACGCTTTTCAAGGGTGCCGAAGACTTCCAGAAGGATAACCCAGGCGGCAGATACATCCGCTACGGTGTTCGTGAGCACGCCATGGGTGCTGTTATGAACGGTATCTCACTTAGCGGACTTCTAAAACCTTACGGCGGTACGTTCCTGGTATTCTCCGATTACATGCGGCCGGCGATTCGCGTTGCGGCTCTTTCCAATTATCCGACGATATTCCTGTTCACACACGACAGCATAGGTCTTGGCGAAGACGGCCCGACCCACCAGCCCGTCGAGCACATCGCGTCACTGCGGGCGATCCCGAATCTTAAGGTGTTCCGGCCAGCCGACGCAAACGAAACCGCGTACGCCTGGAAGTACATGCTCGAGCACAATGACGGTCCGATGACTATCGCACTTACACGCCAGGGCCTGCCCGTCCTAGATCAGGACAAGTACGGCAGCGCAAAGCAGGCTGAGAAGGGCGCTTACGTGCTCGTCGAGCAGGACAACCCCGACGTACTGCTGCTTGCGACCGGTTCGGAAGTCCAGCTCGCTCTTGGCGCTGCGGCGACGCTCGCCAATGAAGGTATCAAGGCGCAGGTCGTGTCCATGCCATGCTGGGAGCTGTTCGAACAGCAGGACCAGGCATACAAGGAAAAGGTGCTGCCCCCGTCAGTAACTGCCAGAGTCGGCGTCGAGGCCGGCGTTGACAACGGCTGGTGGAAATATCTGGGCACTGGTTGCGAATTTGTCGGCATGTCTACCTTCGGTGCTTCTGCCCCGGCGAAAGAATGCTTCGCAAACTTCGGCATCACCGGCCAGGCTGTCACAGAGGCCGCCAAAAAGGTGCTCAACAAGTAG
- a CDS encoding FmdB family zinc ribbon protein, with amino-acid sequence MPTYDYVCESCGHAFEKFQSITAKPAKKCPECGKMKLNRLIGSGAGVIFKGTGFYETDYRSDSYKQAQKGESTASSSSSDTKKSDSSESKTKSDSTTTKKESPGGDKKKKTA; translated from the coding sequence ATGCCTACGTACGATTATGTTTGTGAGAGCTGCGGCCATGCGTTCGAAAAGTTCCAGTCAATAACCGCGAAGCCTGCAAAGAAATGCCCGGAGTGCGGCAAGATGAAATTGAATCGCCTGATCGGTTCCGGTGCCGGTGTCATCTTTAAAGGTACCGGTTTCTATGAAACCGACTACCGCAGTGACAGCTACAAACAGGCCCAGAAGGGCGAATCGACGGCTTCAAGTTCCAGCAGTGATACTAAGAAGTCGGACAGCTCCGAAAGCAAAACGAAAAGTGATTCAACCACTACGAAGAAGGAAAGCCCGGGTGGGGACAAGAAGAAAAAGACCGCTTGA
- the groES gene encoding co-chaperone GroES: MKLKPLDDRVVVKPQEAEEKTAGGIVLPDSAKEKPLMGEVVAIGTGKLLENGSRGEMSVKKGDTVLYGKYGGSDVEVEGTEYKILREAEILGIVEK; this comes from the coding sequence ATGAAGCTCAAACCTTTGGACGACAGAGTTGTGGTAAAGCCACAAGAAGCTGAAGAAAAGACTGCAGGCGGCATCGTTCTGCCGGACAGCGCTAAAGAAAAACCACTTATGGGTGAAGTCGTAGCGATAGGCACGGGCAAACTGCTCGAAAACGGCAGCCGCGGTGAAATGTCCGTCAAAAAAGGCGACACAGTTCTGTACGGCAAGTACGGCGGAAGCGACGTCGAAGTAGAAGGCACCGAGTACAAGATCCTTCGCGAAGCGGAAATTCTCGGTATCGTTGAAAAGTAA